From one Budorcas taxicolor isolate Tak-1 chromosome 21, Takin1.1, whole genome shotgun sequence genomic stretch:
- the LOC128066866 gene encoding 60S ribosomal protein L10a-like yields the protein MSSKVSRDTLYEAVREVLHRNQRKHTKFLETVELQISLKNYDPQKDKRFSGTVRRKSTPRPKFSMCVLGDQQHCDEAKAVDIPYVDIEALKKLNKNKKLVKKLAKKYDAFLGPGLNKAGKFHSLLTHNENMVAKVDEVKSTIKFQMKKVLCLAVAVGHVKMTDDELVYNIHLAVNFLVSLLKKNWQNVRALYIKSTMGKPQRLY from the coding sequence ATGAGCAGCAAAGTCTCCCGCGACACCCTCTACGAGGCGGTGCGGGAAGTCCTGCACCGGAACCAGCGCAAGCACACAAAGTTTTTGGAGACGGTGGAGCTTCAGatcagcctgaagaactatgaccCTCAGAAGGACAAACGTTTCTCGGGCACCGTCAGGCGTAAGTCCACTCCCCGCCCCAAGTTCTCCATGTGTGTCTTGGGGGACCAGCAGCATTGTGATGAAGCCAAGGCTGTGGATATCCCCTACGTGGACATCGAGGCACTGAAAAAACTCAACAAGAATAAGAAACTGGTCAAGAAGCTGGCCAAGAAATATGATGCCTTCCTGGGCCCAGGCCTGAACAAGGCTGGCAAGTTCCATTCCTTGCTGACCCACAATGAGAACATGGTGGCCAAAGTTGATGAAGTGAAGTCCACGATCAAGTTCCAGATGAAGAAGGTGCTGTGTCTGGCAGTGGCTGTTGGCCACGTgaagatgacagatgatgagcttGTGTACAACATCCACTTAGCTGTCAACTTCCTGGTATCATTGCTCAAGAAAAATTGGCAGAATGTCAGGGCCTTGTACATTAAGAGCACCATGGGCAAGCCCCAGCGTCTGTACTAA